From a single Brassica rapa cultivar Chiifu-401-42 chromosome A01, CAAS_Brap_v3.01, whole genome shotgun sequence genomic region:
- the LOC103860998 gene encoding uncharacterized protein LOC103860998 encodes MEAGAESDVDRPVDSDSPAAEESGSNQNSGGRSEPSPSNQREILRTLSTVEKDSKAIAESFSSLFVSLRSTLSEATSSSVDHMGCFGDAAGRLQETALDASTKGNRYINSCLRLNEEIKGVENLAARLKHLRRNVDVLDTAVNKLLRPP; translated from the exons ATGGAAGCCGGAGCTGAATCTGATGTGGATCGGCCGGTTGATAGCGATTCTCCGGCAGCGGAGGAATCTGGATCGAATCAGAACAGCGGCGGAAGATCGGAGCCGTCGCCGTCGAACCAAAGGGAGATCTTGAGAACACTTTCGACGGTGGAGAAGGATTCGAAGGCAATCGCGGAGAGCTTCTCGTCTCTCTTTGTATCCCTCAGATCAACTCTCTCCGAG GCTACGAGTAGCTCGGTTGATCACATGGGTTGCTTTGGAGATGCAGCAGGACGGCTTCAGGAGACTG CTTTAGATGCTTCCACTAAAGGGAACCGTTACATCAACTCTTGCCTTAG ATTGAACGAGGAGATTAAAGGCGTTGAGAATCTGGCGGCTAGGTT AAAGCACCTGAGGAGAAATGTGGATGTTCTTGACACGGCTGTGAACAAGCTTCTCCGTCCTCCGTGA
- the LOC103864480 gene encoding gibberellin 20-oxidase-like protein, with translation MRFNEGNWTDRNPCEELRLVNTEDLMQAWSNGRLRSSQHRVVLRKLANRVSLAFFLCFEDEKVILAPQVIVVEGNCRSYESFKCSEYLKFRQSNEVGKSEKIGYTVRDFAGLNAASTR, from the coding sequence ATGAGGTTTAATGAAGGAAATTGGACTGATAGAAATCCTTGTGAGGAGCTTCGTCTTGTGAACACTGAAGATCTTATGCAGGCATGGAGTAACGGACGGCTGAGATCGTCTCAACATAGAGTTGTATTAAGAAAGCTGGCGAACAGAGTCTCTCTGGCGTTTTTTCTCTGCTTTGAGGATGAGAAAGTGATACTTGCGCCACAGGTAATCGTTGTTGAGGGAAACTGCAGGAGCTACGAGTCGTTTAAGTGTTCGGAGTATCTGAAATTCAGGCAAAGTAATGAAGTAGGAAAGTCTGAGAAGATTGGTTACACTGTCAGAGACTTTGCTGGACTAAATGCTGCCTCAACCCGATGA
- the LOC103860857 gene encoding cysteine-rich receptor-like protein kinase 24 produces the protein MDDLLFVVFWIVPLCSVLVSADICFERSGLFTPNGTYDLNRRHMLASLPSLVTANDGFYTTSTGQDPNRVYGLGMCAPGSNTRSCSDCIISSSARLLRNCTNQMEGIDWRMDRTLCLVRYSNRSFYGSLGMEVLRSENYTRIFQDDMMTDLDSEWEALMISLIDQASTLYYAAGTQKLESSISHVYGAVQCSRDLSLENCTYCLQQDVIEYRSCCHGRQGGIISRPSCFIRWEVYPFLALFDNMPPLDKDGKKISKGTIVAIVVAPVVVIALGFALWKRRKAYKAFTSDSVDDITTSGSLQFEFKAIEAATSNFHSNNKLGHGGFGEVYKGTLPNGAQVAVKRLSKKSGQGEEEFKNEVFLVAKLQHKNLVRLLGFSVKGEEKILVYEFLPNKSLDHFLFDPKKSSQLDWTRRYNIIEGITRGILYLHQDSRLTIIHRDLKAGNILLDKDLNPKIADFGVARNFSVDQTEATTGRVVGTFGYMPPEYVTSGQFSTKSDVYSFGVLIMEIICGKKNSSFNETDGSISNLVTYVWRLWNNDSLLEMIDPAMEENYDRNEVFRCIHIGLLCVQENPTDRPTMSTVFRMLTNTSITLHIPQPPGFVFRVRSKSNPLDERLQSGPSTSISITCVSPR, from the exons ATGGACGACTTGTTGTTCGTCGTCTTCTGGATTGTCCCCTTATGTTCTGTTCTTGTTTCTGCAGACATATGCTTTGAAAGATCTGGTCTTTTCACACCCAACGGTACTTACGACTTAAACCGCCGACACATGCTCGCTTCTCTTCCTTCCCTCGTCACAGCCAATGACGGCTTCTACACAACATCGACCGGACAAGATCCCAACAGAGTGTACGGTCTAGGGATGTGTGCCCCTGGTTCTAACACTCGATCTTGCTCTGACTGTATCATCTCTTCGTCTGCTAGATTGTTACGGAACTGTACTAACCAGATGGAAGGTATAGACTGGAGGATGGACAGAACACTCTGTCTTGTACGTTACTCGAACCGCTCCTTTTACGGGTCGCTCGGTATGGAAGTTCTCCGGAGTGAGAACTATACAAGAATTTTTCAAGATGACATGATGACGGATCTAGACAGTGAATGGGAGGCTTTGATGATTAGTTTGATAGATCAAGCTTCCACTTTGTACTACGCAGCCGGAACGCAGAAGCTTGAGTCGTCTATCTCCCACGTTTACGGTGCTGTGCAGTGCAGTAGAGACTTGTCTCTTGAAAACTGCACTTATTGTCTGCAGCAGGACGTGATTGAATATAGGTCTTGTTGCCATGGGAGACAAGGAGGCATTATTTCTAGGCCTAGCTGTTTCATTCGGTGGGAGGTTTATCCGTTCTTGGCACTTTTCGATAATATGCCTCCTCTTGATAAAG ACGGGAAAAAGATTTCTAAGGGAACTATTGTGGCAATTGTCGTTGCTCCCGTCGTAGTGATTGCTCTTGGATTTGCTCTTTGGAAGAGGAGAAAAGCATACAAAGCATTTACAAGTGATT CTGTGGATGATATTACAACTTCAGGTTCACTTCAATTCGAGTTTAAAGCAATTGAAGCTGCCACAAGTAATTTTCATAGTAATAACAAGCTTGGTCATGGTGGATTTGGTGAAGTTTACAAG GGAACGTTACCGAATGGAGCACAAGTTGCTGTGAAGAGGCTGTCTAAAAAGTCAGGACAAGGTGAAGAAGAATTCAAGAACGAGGTGTTTCTTGTAGCAAAGCTTCAACATAAGAATCTTGTTAGGCTTCTTGGCTTTTCTGTTAAAGGAGAAGAAAAGATATTAGTCTACGAGTTTTTGCCCAACAAAAGTCTCGATCACTTCCTTTTTG ACCCGAAGAAGAGTAGTCAACTGGATTGGACAAGACGGTACAACATTATCGAGGGTATTACTCGTGGGATTTTGTATCTTCATCAAGATTCGCGGCTCACAATTATACACCGTGACCTCAAAGCGGGTAACATTCTCTTAGATAAAGATTTGAACCCGAAGATTGCAGATTTTGGTGTGGCTAGAAATTTCAGTGTGGACCAAACTGAAGCTACCACAGGAAGAGTAGTTGGAACATT CGGTTACATGCCACCCGAGTATGTGACAAGTGGACAGTTCTCCACAAAATCAGATGTGTATAGCTTCGGAGTATTGATTATGGAGATTATTTGTGGAAAAAAGAATAGTAGCTTCAACGAGACAGATGGCTCAATAAGCAACTTGGTCACATAT GTATGGAGGCTTTGGAACAATGACTCATTGCTGGAAATGATAGACCCGGCCATGGAGGAGAATTATGACAGAAATGAAGTGTTTAGGTGCATCCACATTGGATTGTTATGCGTTCAAGAAAATCCTACAGATCGTCCAACCATGTCTACAGTCTTTCGTATGCTCACTAATACATCCATTACGT